The Canis lupus baileyi chromosome 11, mCanLup2.hap1, whole genome shotgun sequence genome includes a window with the following:
- the LOC140642347 gene encoding TBC1 domain family member 3B-like, whose translation MLDGERVLTAMAYTILKVHRKHLLKLPLEGLREFLQDSLAQPWALEDEAVLRHLRASMTQLRRMRCDLPPPQRDLRSSPRGPWAWSECPRRPGLSSLLWPLRHRPGWRSRPPRAQPPSLSCPDPLPARPSSNFPPSDGTPSPSSQCNKTVQARGPQTWWA comes from the exons ATGCTGGATGGGGAGCGGGTGCTCACGGCCATGGCCTACACCATCCTCAAGGTGCACAGGA AGCACCTCCTGAAGCTGCCCCTGGAAGGGCTCCGGGAGTTCCTCCAGGACtctctggcccagccctgggccctggaggacGAGGCGGTGCTCAGACACCTTCGGGCCTCCATGACCCAGCTCCGGAGGATGCGGTGcgacctgcccccaccccag CGGGACCTGAGGAGTTCCCCACGaggcccctgggcctggagcgAGTGTCCCCGGCGCCcgggcctctcctcccttctctggcCTCTGAGACACCGCCCAGGGTGGAGGAGCCGGCCTCCCCgggcccagccacccagcctgAGCTGCCCGGACCCCCTCCCGGCCAGGCCATCGTCCAACTTCCCCCCCAGCGATGGaactccctccccatcctcccagtGCAACAAGACGGTGCAGGCAAGAGGCCCCCAGACATGGTGGGCTTGA